A section of the Alkalihalobacillus sp. LMS39 genome encodes:
- a CDS encoding uroporphyrinogen-III synthase: MGALPLSNKRIVVTRAIDQAPVFSEKIKQYGGIAIEVPLIKIKEVDDMTPVVTAVQHLDFYDWIVFTSVNAVTFFMDAVYVHTGHRKLKFKGKIAVVGEKTKEAVQQYCIEPSFMPDEFVAEAFVTQFIPLLKKENRILFPKGNLARDIVPTSLREYGCTVDDIVVYSTTINHEAKPELLRILDTVDVMTFTSSSTVTNFFTLLHDERVRVDHLLFCCIGPITAKTLQKYGIEKLLIAKPYTIDGVVQSLLQYYEEEKK; the protein is encoded by the coding sequence ATGGGAGCTTTACCACTTTCCAATAAACGAATAGTGGTGACAAGAGCAATAGACCAGGCTCCTGTTTTTTCAGAAAAAATTAAACAATATGGTGGAATCGCTATTGAAGTTCCACTTATTAAAATAAAAGAAGTAGATGACATGACCCCGGTTGTGACGGCGGTTCAACATCTTGACTTCTATGATTGGATCGTATTCACAAGTGTAAATGCCGTTACCTTTTTTATGGACGCGGTTTACGTACATACAGGTCACAGGAAATTAAAATTCAAAGGTAAAATAGCCGTTGTTGGTGAAAAAACGAAAGAAGCGGTCCAGCAGTATTGTATTGAGCCTTCTTTTATGCCTGATGAGTTTGTTGCAGAAGCATTTGTTACTCAGTTTATTCCGTTGTTAAAAAAGGAAAACCGTATTTTATTTCCAAAAGGAAACTTAGCGCGAGACATTGTACCAACATCACTACGTGAGTATGGGTGTACTGTTGATGATATTGTTGTATACTCAACAACGATAAATCATGAGGCAAAACCTGAATTGCTTCGTATCCTTGACACTGTGGATGTGATGACATTCACAAGCTCATCAACAGTGACAAACTTCTTCACTCTCCTTCACGATGAACGAGTGAGGGTAGACCATCTTTTGTTTTGCTGTATTGGTCCGATTACAGCAAAAACATTACAAAAATATGGCATCGAAAAACTACTAATAGCAAAACCATATACGATTGATGGGGTAGTGCAATCACTACTTCAGTATTATGAGGAGGAAAAAAAATGA
- the hemL gene encoding glutamate-1-semialdehyde 2,1-aminomutase has protein sequence MKMERSKQAFAKAKPLMPGGVNSPVRAFKSVKMDPIFMERGKGSRIYDIDGNEYIDYVLSWGPLILGHADDRVVEELKKTVELGTSFGAPNELETKLAELVIDRVPSIEVVRMVNSGTEATMSALRLARGYTGRNKIVKFEGCYHGHGDSLLIKAGSGVATLGLPDSPGVPESVAQNTLTVPYNDIESIELAFEKFGDDIAGVIVEPVAGNMGVVPPLPEFLQQLRDITTKHGSLLIFDEVMTGFRVDYHCAQGHFGVTPDLTCLGKVIGGGLPVGAYGGKREIMEQIAPSGPIYQAGTLSGNPLAMTAGYETLVQLTEQDYTVFRQLGEKLASGLSEAAKQFEIPHTTNLAGSMVGFFFTDKKVTNFAEASTSNLDLFAAYFKEMLAQGISLPPSQFEGMFLSTKHTEEDIDRTIAAAKIAFSKIV, from the coding sequence ATGAAGATGGAACGTTCAAAGCAAGCATTTGCAAAAGCAAAACCGCTCATGCCAGGTGGTGTAAATAGTCCTGTTCGTGCGTTTAAATCAGTGAAAATGGACCCTATTTTTATGGAGCGTGGAAAAGGCTCAAGAATTTATGACATTGATGGCAATGAATATATTGATTATGTTTTATCATGGGGTCCGCTCATTTTAGGACATGCCGATGACCGAGTTGTTGAAGAACTAAAGAAAACGGTAGAATTAGGGACAAGCTTTGGTGCGCCGAATGAGCTTGAAACGAAATTAGCAGAGCTCGTCATCGACAGAGTCCCGTCCATTGAAGTTGTTCGAATGGTCAATTCTGGAACAGAAGCAACGATGAGTGCACTCCGTTTAGCGAGAGGATATACAGGAAGAAACAAAATTGTGAAATTTGAAGGTTGTTACCATGGTCATGGCGATTCACTTCTTATTAAAGCAGGATCAGGAGTAGCCACTTTAGGATTACCAGATAGTCCAGGCGTTCCAGAATCAGTCGCTCAAAACACGTTAACTGTCCCTTATAATGATATTGAAAGTATTGAACTTGCATTTGAAAAATTCGGAGATGATATTGCAGGAGTTATCGTTGAACCCGTTGCTGGGAATATGGGTGTTGTGCCACCATTACCTGAATTTTTGCAACAATTGCGAGACATCACAACAAAACATGGAAGCTTATTAATATTCGATGAAGTTATGACCGGGTTTCGTGTCGACTACCATTGTGCACAAGGCCATTTTGGTGTCACACCTGATTTAACTTGTTTAGGAAAAGTAATTGGTGGAGGCTTACCTGTTGGCGCTTATGGTGGAAAACGTGAAATCATGGAACAAATTGCACCAAGTGGACCAATTTATCAAGCGGGTACACTGTCTGGAAACCCATTAGCAATGACCGCAGGATATGAAACACTTGTTCAACTGACAGAACAAGATTATACAGTGTTTCGTCAGTTAGGGGAGAAATTAGCGAGTGGGTTATCAGAAGCAGCAAAACAATTTGAGATTCCACATACGACTAATCTAGCGGGTTCAATGGTAGGCTTTTTCTTTACTGATAAAAAAGTCACAAATTTTGCTGAAGCTTCAACATCAAATCTTGATTTATTTGCGGCTTACTTTAAAGAAATGCTTGCACAAGGAATTTCACTTCCACCTTCTCAATTTGAAGGCATGTTTTTATCAACAAAACATACGGAAGAAGATATTGATAGAACGATAGCAGCAGCCAAAATAGCATTTTCAAAAATCGTGTAA
- the hemB gene encoding porphobilinogen synthase gives MKDVSFTRHRRLRQSSSIRAMVRETTLHTDDLIYPFFVIEGEQTKNEIPSMPGVFQLSLDYVKAEMAEVVDLGIKAVIVFGVPHHKDDVGTSAYHDHGIVQEAIRLIKDSYPELTVIADTCLCQFTDHGHCGVIEEGKVLNDPTLDLLAKTAVSQAKAGADIIAPSNMMDGFVAAIRHGLDEAGFVDVPIMSYAVKYSSSYYGPFRDAAHSSPKFGDRKTYQMDPANRLEALREAESDIAEGADFLIVKPALSYLDIIREVKDFSGYPVVAYNVSGEYSMIKAASQNGWIDEKQVVLETLTSMKRAGADLILTYFAKDVARWLSSNNHSEVK, from the coding sequence ATGAAAGATGTATCTTTTACTCGTCACCGTCGATTGCGACAGTCATCATCGATTCGAGCAATGGTAAGAGAAACAACATTACATACAGATGATTTAATTTACCCCTTTTTTGTCATTGAAGGAGAACAAACGAAAAATGAAATTCCATCCATGCCAGGTGTGTTTCAACTCTCTCTTGATTATGTAAAAGCCGAAATGGCAGAAGTAGTTGATTTAGGAATTAAAGCAGTCATTGTATTTGGAGTGCCGCATCATAAAGACGATGTAGGGACATCAGCGTACCATGACCACGGTATTGTGCAAGAAGCCATTCGTTTAATTAAAGATTCTTACCCGGAATTAACAGTCATTGCAGACACTTGTTTATGTCAATTTACGGACCATGGGCATTGTGGTGTCATTGAAGAAGGCAAAGTGTTAAATGATCCAACTCTTGATTTATTAGCGAAAACCGCTGTTTCTCAAGCCAAAGCAGGGGCTGATATTATTGCGCCTTCGAATATGATGGATGGGTTTGTAGCTGCGATTCGTCATGGGTTGGATGAAGCGGGATTTGTCGATGTTCCGATTATGTCCTATGCGGTGAAATATTCTTCTAGTTATTATGGTCCTTTTCGTGATGCTGCGCATAGTTCACCGAAATTCGGTGATAGAAAAACATATCAAATGGATCCAGCCAATCGGTTAGAAGCACTAAGAGAAGCAGAGTCTGACATTGCAGAAGGCGCAGATTTCCTCATTGTAAAACCAGCCCTTTCTTATCTAGATATTATTCGTGAAGTGAAGGACTTCTCTGGTTATCCGGTTGTTGCTTATAATGTGAGTGGTGAATACTCGATGATTAAAGCGGCTAGCCAAAATGGATGGATTGATGAAAAACAGGTTGTTCTTGAAACGTTGACAAGTATGAAGCGTGCAGGTGCTGATTTAATTTTAACGTATTTTGCAAAAGATGTGGCACGGTGGCTTAGCTCTAACAATCATAGTGAGGTGAAGTAA
- a CDS encoding cytochrome c biogenesis protein, whose protein sequence is MSLLGYFIDFIQNNRKVNRMAFWLLSIVWVFQTIIFMARMIELNRLPIITPFEGLFFYGWVLVTLSLFINWYFRVDFLVLFTNIVGFIMMSFSMFTPTGDVPEQLEQLLISELLIIHVVFILLSYVLFTVAFAFSLLYVMQHHMLKQKRWGKRLLRFGSLSKLDKLAFVTTMIGFPILVIGIILGFVWASIKLGELPFTDAKVISSLIVLFIYGVYLYQRVVKLNRGYSIALLNIAAFLLVLINYFLSSSFSNFHLWY, encoded by the coding sequence ATGAGTTTGTTAGGATATTTCATTGATTTTATACAAAACAACCGGAAGGTCAATCGTATGGCTTTCTGGTTGCTTTCTATTGTGTGGGTCTTTCAAACCATTATATTTATGGCTAGAATGATTGAACTTAACCGTCTCCCGATAATTACACCATTCGAGGGGTTATTTTTTTATGGTTGGGTTTTGGTCACGCTTTCGTTATTTATCAATTGGTATTTTCGAGTCGATTTTCTCGTTTTATTTACAAATATCGTTGGTTTTATTATGATGTCGTTTTCGATGTTTACACCAACAGGAGATGTACCTGAACAACTAGAACAGCTTCTCATTTCTGAGTTGTTAATTATCCACGTTGTGTTTATTCTTCTTTCCTATGTTCTATTTACGGTTGCTTTTGCTTTTTCTCTTCTTTACGTTATGCAGCATCATATGCTGAAACAAAAAAGGTGGGGAAAACGACTTCTTCGGTTTGGAAGCTTATCGAAGCTAGATAAATTGGCATTTGTCACAACGATGATCGGATTTCCGATTCTCGTCATTGGTATTATTTTAGGGTTTGTATGGGCTTCCATAAAACTAGGAGAATTGCCATTTACAGATGCAAAAGTCATTAGCTCTTTAATCGTTTTGTTTATTTATGGGGTTTATTTATATCAACGTGTCGTAAAACTAAATCGCGGCTATTCGATTGCGCTTTTAAATATTGCTGCGTTTTTGCTAGTGCTTATTAATTACTTCTTATCAAGTAGTTTTTCAAATTTTCATTTGTGGTATTAA
- the ptsG gene encoding glucose-specific PTS transporter subunit IIBC, producing the protein MFKKAFGVLQRVGRALMTPVSVLPAAGLLLGLGHENVLNIPIMAQAGGVVFDNLPLLFAIGVAIGLADGDGVAGLAAVIGFLVMNTTLGIMAGYQGAETVNILGIETLQTGVFGGIIMGLVAAALYKRFYNIELPQFLGFFAGKRFVPIITAATAVLLGIAFVYIWPPIQGVIDWFSHLATETGTTVAAFIFGFTQRALIPFGLHHIFYQPFWFEFGNFEGVRGDMTRFFAGDPTAGTFMAGLFPFMLFGLPAAALAIYHEAKPERKKMVGGIMASAALTSFLTGITEPIEFAFLFVAPVLFLIHCVFAGLSFVVMDLLGVKAGFTFSGGFIDYILYWNLSTNSWLIIPVGLVFALIYYFGFRFAIRKWNLKTPGREDAEDESDEVSDGTTNELPYEILQALGGKENLTNLDACITRLRVSVRHPGDVNKDKLKKLGASGVLEMGNNIQAIFGPRSDQLKTQIQAIMKGNTPPPVEKKAETTKEAPSSTGTVSIHAPLEGKLLPISAVPDQVFSSKMMGDGFAIEPKDGLVVSPVDGKIVNIFPTKHALGIETDTGKEILIHVGIDTVNLKGEGFETLVEQGATITKGQPLLRFDLEYIEKNATSIITPIVFTNLDDAEQLVVKDLSFAAANTEVAEIKKK; encoded by the coding sequence ATGTTTAAAAAAGCGTTTGGAGTATTACAACGTGTCGGTCGGGCGCTAATGACCCCAGTGTCAGTGTTACCAGCAGCTGGTTTGTTATTAGGATTAGGACATGAAAACGTCTTAAATATTCCGATTATGGCACAAGCGGGTGGCGTAGTCTTTGATAACTTGCCACTGTTATTTGCTATCGGTGTTGCGATTGGACTTGCTGACGGAGATGGTGTCGCAGGGTTAGCGGCTGTTATTGGCTTCCTTGTCATGAATACAACATTAGGTATTATGGCCGGTTACCAAGGAGCAGAAACCGTCAATATTTTAGGAATTGAAACACTTCAAACAGGAGTGTTTGGTGGGATTATTATGGGGCTTGTTGCTGCGGCATTATATAAGCGGTTTTATAATATTGAACTTCCACAATTTTTAGGCTTTTTTGCTGGAAAACGGTTTGTTCCGATTATTACAGCTGCAACAGCAGTATTACTAGGAATTGCATTTGTTTATATTTGGCCACCGATTCAAGGTGTGATTGATTGGTTTTCCCATTTAGCAACTGAAACAGGAACAACGGTTGCTGCGTTTATTTTTGGTTTTACCCAACGTGCGTTAATTCCGTTTGGTCTTCACCATATTTTCTATCAACCATTTTGGTTTGAATTTGGAAACTTTGAAGGTGTAAGAGGGGATATGACACGATTCTTTGCTGGAGACCCAACAGCAGGTACGTTTATGGCTGGGCTATTCCCATTCATGTTATTTGGTCTTCCTGCTGCTGCCTTAGCGATTTATCATGAGGCAAAACCAGAGCGTAAAAAAATGGTTGGTGGAATTATGGCATCAGCCGCACTAACGAGCTTTTTAACAGGGATTACAGAGCCGATTGAATTTGCCTTTTTGTTTGTTGCGCCTGTGTTATTTTTAATTCACTGCGTATTTGCAGGACTCTCGTTTGTTGTGATGGATTTATTAGGGGTCAAAGCAGGATTTACATTCTCCGGTGGGTTTATTGATTATATTCTGTATTGGAATTTATCGACAAACTCCTGGCTCATTATACCGGTCGGGCTCGTCTTTGCGCTTATTTATTATTTTGGATTCAGATTTGCAATCCGTAAATGGAATTTGAAAACACCAGGTCGTGAAGATGCAGAAGATGAAAGTGATGAAGTAAGCGATGGCACAACAAATGAATTACCATATGAAATTTTACAAGCGTTAGGTGGAAAAGAAAACTTAACAAATTTAGATGCTTGTATCACTCGATTACGTGTGTCTGTGCGTCATCCTGGCGATGTAAATAAAGACAAGCTAAAAAAGCTTGGAGCAAGTGGTGTGTTAGAAATGGGGAACAATATCCAAGCGATATTTGGACCACGCTCTGACCAATTAAAAACACAAATTCAAGCGATTATGAAAGGGAACACACCACCGCCTGTGGAGAAAAAAGCAGAAACAACAAAAGAAGCTCCATCAAGTACAGGTACGGTTTCTATTCATGCACCATTAGAAGGAAAACTTCTTCCTATTTCAGCAGTTCCTGACCAAGTGTTTTCAAGCAAAATGATGGGAGATGGATTTGCGATTGAACCAAAGGATGGTTTAGTCGTTTCACCTGTTGACGGTAAAATTGTCAACATCTTCCCAACAAAACATGCACTCGGTATTGAAACTGATACGGGAAAAGAAATATTAATTCATGTTGGAATTGACACAGTGAACTTAAAAGGAGAAGGCTTTGAAACGTTAGTTGAGCAAGGAGCTACGATAACAAAAGGTCAACCATTACTTCGATTTGACTTAGAATATATTGAAAAGAATGCAACATCAATCATCACACCAATTGTTTTTACGAACTTGGATGATGCTGAACAATTAGTTGTAAAAGATTTAAGTTTTGCTGCAGCTAATACAGAAGTGGCAGAAATTAAGAAAAAATAA
- a CDS encoding transcription antiterminator: MNVKKVLNNNVVIAHHPEYEEVVLIGKGIGFNKKQGEQVESNVAEKFFVLKDKKEQEQYKELLTYVDESFVGLMNELTTLIQKRFQVQVHEHIHVALTDHLYFAIKRVKQGLGISNPFLIETELAYPKEYALATEIVEWLNEKLSIVIPEGEIGFIALHIHSALTRRPLSEVNRHTQLIATLIEVIEHSLSLQIDRKDIHYLRLVRHLHDAIARVEKGNYDENQNALAKVLQEQYPICYNLSWKLIKIMQKAIKKTIPEAEAVYLTMHLQRLSKQ; this comes from the coding sequence ATGAATGTAAAAAAAGTATTGAATAATAATGTTGTCATTGCCCATCATCCTGAATATGAGGAAGTTGTTTTAATTGGGAAAGGGATCGGGTTTAACAAAAAACAAGGAGAACAAGTGGAGTCCAACGTTGCCGAAAAGTTCTTTGTATTAAAGGATAAAAAAGAACAAGAACAATATAAAGAGCTTTTAACGTATGTTGATGAATCATTTGTTGGCTTAATGAATGAACTGACAACATTAATTCAAAAGCGATTTCAGGTACAAGTTCATGAACATATCCATGTTGCTTTAACTGATCATTTATATTTCGCGATAAAAAGGGTAAAACAAGGGCTTGGAATTAGTAATCCGTTTTTAATTGAAACGGAATTAGCGTATCCAAAAGAGTATGCACTAGCAACCGAAATCGTAGAGTGGTTAAACGAAAAATTAAGTATTGTCATTCCAGAAGGAGAAATTGGATTTATTGCCCTTCATATTCATAGTGCTCTAACAAGAAGACCATTATCTGAAGTAAACCGTCATACTCAACTCATTGCTACTCTCATTGAAGTAATTGAGCATTCATTATCGTTACAAATTGATCGAAAAGACATTCATTATTTACGACTTGTTCGACATTTACATGATGCAATTGCTCGGGTGGAAAAAGGAAATTATGACGAAAATCAAAACGCCTTAGCAAAAGTATTGCAAGAACAATATCCGATTTGTTATAATCTTTCGTGGAAACTAATCAAAATCATGCAAAAAGCCATTAAGAAAACGATTCCAGAAGCAGAAGCGGTTTATTTAACAATGCATTTGCAACGATTATCAAAACAATAA
- the hemA gene encoding glutamyl-tRNA reductase — translation MHIIVVGLNYKSAPVEIREKFTFQENELPQALQQLRSMKSILECTIVSTCNRTEIYVVADQLHTGRYFTKLFLSEWFQLDRQEFTPFLTIQEDHHAIEHLFRVACGLDSMILGETQILGQIKDSFLLAQQNQATGTIFNQLFKQAVTLAKRAHSETEIGNNAVSVSYAAVELGKNIFGDFSNKHVVVLGAGKMSELTAKHLHANGASKITVINRTEEKAAQLAERFLGQARPMEQLTETLVEADILISSTGSRDYVISKETAKTAMKKRKGRPLFMVDIAVPRDLDPALAEFDDIYLYDIDDLENIVQANLAERQVEAEKIELMVEAEIDEFKNWLNTLGVVPIISALRTKALAIQAETMESIQRKLPNLTEREKKVLSKHTKSIVNQLLRDPITRVKELAAEEDAERSLELFTKMFALEDEIILQQQKESEKERARQAELEWEKSKRDFASFAKQENAVVRS, via the coding sequence ATGCACATCATAGTCGTGGGATTAAACTATAAATCTGCCCCTGTAGAAATTCGTGAAAAGTTTACGTTTCAAGAGAATGAACTTCCACAGGCGCTACAGCAACTTCGTAGTATGAAAAGCATACTTGAGTGTACAATTGTGTCCACCTGTAATCGCACCGAAATTTATGTGGTTGCTGATCAGCTTCATACTGGACGCTATTTTACTAAATTGTTCTTATCTGAATGGTTTCAACTCGATCGCCAAGAGTTTACACCGTTCTTAACGATACAAGAAGACCATCATGCGATCGAACATTTATTCCGTGTTGCATGTGGATTAGATTCGATGATATTAGGTGAAACACAAATTTTAGGGCAAATTAAAGATAGCTTCTTATTAGCCCAACAAAATCAAGCAACAGGAACGATTTTTAATCAACTGTTTAAACAAGCAGTAACATTAGCGAAACGTGCGCATTCTGAAACTGAGATTGGCAACAATGCAGTATCAGTTAGTTATGCGGCTGTGGAGTTAGGTAAAAATATATTTGGTGATTTTTCGAACAAGCATGTTGTTGTACTAGGTGCTGGTAAAATGAGTGAGTTAACAGCTAAACATCTACATGCAAATGGAGCTAGTAAAATAACAGTGATCAACCGTACTGAAGAAAAAGCAGCTCAATTAGCAGAGCGTTTTCTTGGCCAAGCACGCCCAATGGAACAGCTAACTGAAACATTAGTAGAAGCTGATATTTTAATTAGTTCCACAGGTTCACGTGATTATGTTATTTCTAAAGAAACGGCAAAAACAGCAATGAAGAAAAGAAAAGGTCGACCTCTCTTTATGGTGGACATTGCTGTTCCGCGTGATTTAGATCCAGCTCTAGCGGAATTTGATGATATTTATTTATATGATATAGATGATTTAGAAAATATCGTTCAAGCGAATTTAGCAGAACGACAAGTGGAAGCCGAAAAAATCGAACTAATGGTAGAAGCAGAAATCGATGAGTTTAAAAATTGGTTAAATACACTTGGTGTTGTTCCGATTATTTCTGCATTACGTACAAAAGCATTAGCGATTCAAGCTGAAACAATGGAAAGCATTCAACGTAAACTGCCAAATCTCACAGAACGAGAAAAGAAAGTTTTAAGCAAACATACAAAAAGCATTGTCAATCAATTATTGCGAGATCCGATTACCAGAGTGAAAGAACTAGCAGCCGAAGAAGATGCGGAGCGATCATTAGAATTGTTTACAAAAATGTTTGCGCTAGAAGATGAAATCATTTTACAGCAACAAAAAGAAAGTGAAAAAGAACGAGCAAGACAAGCTGAATTAGAATGGGAAAAGAGTAAGAGGGATTTTGCATCTTTTGCAAAACAAGAAAATGCAGTAGTCCGCTCCTAA
- the hemC gene encoding hydroxymethylbilane synthase — MRKIVIGSRKSSLALTQTEWVIDQLKQTGLPYEFEIKKIVTKGDKILDVTLSKVGGKGLFVKEIEQAMQDKEIDIAVHSMKDVPSKLQEGFTLGAVTKRVDPRDAFISNGHIPLAELPEGSVVGTSSLRRSAQLLAMRPDLKVQWIRGNIETRLRKLKEEGFDAIILAAAGLERMGWSDETVTEYIDPTNCVPAVGQGALGIECRADDQEVVDLLQHLNDEQTARAVLAERTFLHRMEGGCQVPIAGYGTISEDNQIQLTSLVGSPDGKVILKETMTGDNPVALGEAMADALLQAGAKEILDKVKRELDQ; from the coding sequence ATGCGAAAAATAGTTATCGGTTCAAGAAAAAGTAGTTTAGCCTTAACACAAACAGAATGGGTCATTGACCAGTTAAAGCAAACAGGTCTCCCGTACGAATTTGAAATTAAAAAAATTGTAACGAAGGGAGATAAAATACTAGACGTTACATTATCAAAAGTTGGAGGAAAAGGCTTATTTGTAAAAGAAATCGAACAGGCCATGCAAGACAAAGAAATTGATATTGCGGTTCATAGTATGAAAGATGTTCCATCAAAACTACAAGAGGGGTTTACGTTAGGTGCTGTCACGAAACGTGTAGACCCTAGAGATGCATTTATTTCTAATGGGCATATCCCACTAGCCGAATTACCTGAAGGCTCAGTTGTCGGAACGAGTAGTTTGCGACGCTCGGCTCAGTTGCTTGCGATGCGTCCTGATTTAAAAGTGCAATGGATTCGAGGTAATATTGAAACAAGACTTCGCAAGTTAAAGGAAGAAGGCTTTGATGCGATTATTTTAGCTGCAGCTGGTTTAGAACGAATGGGCTGGTCTGATGAAACGGTAACCGAATATATTGACCCGACAAATTGTGTCCCGGCAGTTGGGCAAGGAGCTCTTGGAATTGAATGTCGTGCTGACGATCAAGAAGTAGTTGACTTGCTGCAACATTTAAATGATGAACAAACAGCAAGAGCAGTTTTGGCGGAACGAACATTTTTACACAGAATGGAAGGCGGCTGCCAAGTTCCGATAGCGGGCTATGGTACAATTAGTGAAGACAATCAAATTCAATTAACTTCATTAGTCGGTTCTCCAGATGGTAAAGTGATTTTAAAAGAAACAATGACAGGAGATAACCCTGTAGCATTAGGAGAAGCGATGGCTGATGCTTTATTACAAGCAGGTGCAAAAGAAATCCTTGATAAAGTGAAACGGGAGCTTGACCAATAA
- the spoVID gene encoding stage VI sporulation protein D, which produces MTQDHPSKLSFSIEESVWLNKGQEISEVLSMSLDPDITIEESADHVFIRGGLQLKGEYRPKTEQEMANQERDDSRDDLHFRSIEEISLSDEGIGEIKHYFPIDVTIPLNRINNLEDVYVEVETFDYDLPERSCIQLTADVTISGMSTAQERTPEPKQEKLEQAQVPTAPPVEPEAFQPFRFEAKKQPEPVMKEENTVKMEQPVPEVPLTVEQKEVAELIEETDVKAEVTEEPEREPIEEAVVSKSEAVVEAKPEPKVQTNIQAKVEQKQEEKTLQAVAAGGSPRFEGEEIGTTIEKTVDKPIAPMVTEPKLEEEPVPQVVAAPRAERTKEEEPVLQSYEEPLVEEVEEKETETPENRDEKASSSGLSTLKGIANNQMPEIAFSASEPEEELEPDREEDGEESDRPSMKNENALYLTKMLTNGEEEFSKLRMCIIQENESLDMIAERYEVQASHLVRINKLESEQIEQGQILYIPIVRAKKEK; this is translated from the coding sequence GTGACCCAAGATCATCCATCTAAATTATCATTTTCGATTGAGGAGTCAGTGTGGCTCAACAAAGGCCAAGAAATTTCAGAAGTATTATCAATGTCGTTAGATCCAGACATTACAATTGAAGAAAGTGCTGACCATGTATTTATCCGTGGGGGCCTTCAATTAAAAGGCGAGTATCGCCCGAAGACAGAACAAGAGATGGCAAATCAAGAGCGTGATGATTCACGTGATGATTTACATTTTCGTTCAATTGAAGAAATTTCATTATCAGATGAAGGAATTGGTGAAATTAAACATTATTTTCCGATCGATGTGACGATTCCATTAAACCGCATTAACAACTTAGAAGATGTGTATGTTGAAGTTGAAACATTTGATTATGATTTACCGGAAAGAAGTTGCATTCAATTAACGGCTGATGTCACGATAAGTGGAATGTCGACAGCACAAGAACGTACACCAGAACCAAAACAAGAAAAGCTCGAACAAGCTCAAGTTCCTACAGCCCCACCTGTTGAGCCTGAAGCGTTTCAACCGTTTCGTTTTGAAGCAAAGAAACAACCTGAGCCTGTCATGAAAGAAGAAAATACCGTGAAGATGGAACAACCTGTACCAGAAGTACCACTTACAGTTGAACAAAAAGAGGTAGCTGAATTAATAGAAGAAACAGACGTAAAGGCGGAAGTGACAGAAGAGCCTGAACGTGAACCAATAGAAGAAGCGGTCGTTTCTAAGTCTGAAGCGGTAGTGGAAGCGAAACCTGAGCCGAAAGTACAAACAAACATTCAAGCAAAAGTAGAACAAAAACAAGAAGAAAAGACGTTACAAGCCGTTGCGGCAGGAGGAAGTCCTCGCTTTGAAGGAGAGGAGATCGGAACAACTATTGAAAAAACGGTTGATAAGCCGATCGCTCCAATGGTGACAGAACCTAAATTAGAAGAAGAGCCTGTTCCACAAGTTGTTGCTGCCCCTCGTGCTGAAAGAACAAAAGAAGAGGAGCCTGTTTTACAAAGTTATGAAGAACCGCTAGTTGAAGAAGTGGAAGAGAAAGAAACAGAAACTCCAGAAAATCGTGATGAAAAAGCTTCTAGTTCAGGTTTATCGACATTAAAAGGAATCGCGAATAATCAAATGCCTGAGATTGCATTTTCTGCAAGCGAGCCCGAAGAAGAGTTAGAACCAGACCGTGAAGAAGATGGAGAAGAAAGTGACCGTCCATCTATGAAAAACGAAAATGCATTATATTTAACAAAAATGCTCACAAATGGCGAAGAAGAGTTTTCAAAACTTAGAATGTGTATCATTCAAGAAAATGAATCATTAGATATGATTGCTGAGCGCTATGAAGTTCAAGCGAGTCACCTTGTTCGAATTAATAAACTAGAAAGTGAACAAATTGAACAAGGCCAAATTTTATATATTCCAATTGTAAGAGCAAAAAAAGAAAAGTAG